In Methanotorris formicicus Mc-S-70, the sequence GTCAAGAATGTGGGGAGTATTTTATGGAAATTAAGGGAAGGGTTATCAATGGTAAAATTGTCTGTAAAGAATGTTTTGAGAAATTGATAAAATAAACGTCAACACTTAAAAATATATTTAGTGAGAATATGGGCGATACAATAATCACATTAACAACAGATTTTGGAAGTAGTGAAGGTTATGTTGGAGCAATGAAAGGTAGGATATTATCTATATTAAAAGAACATTCAAAATCAGCAGAAATTGTTGATATAACACATGAAATAAGACCGTTTAACATTTACCACGGGGCTTATGTTCTATTAACTTCTATTCCATACTTTCCTCCATCAATACACGTTGCTGTTGTAGATCCCACTGTAGGAAGTGAGAGAAATCCAATAGTAATAATAACAAAAAACAACCACTACTTAATAGGGCCTGATAATGGTTTGTTCCACTATGTTTCTGAGAGATTGGGCATAAAAAGAATAATAAAAATAGATGAGAAAAAATACAGTTCATCTTCAACGTTTCATGGAAGAGACATATTTGCAGTAGTTGCAGGAGAGATAGCAATTGGGGAATGTATTGAAGGGGAAGAACTGGATTCAATAGTTAAACTAAAAACAGAACCATGTGTCATACATATAGATAGGTTTGGAAATATAATTACAAATATTAAAAAAGAGGATGTTGACTTTAAGTATAGAGAGAGCGTTAAGATAAAAATTAAAAACAATAAAAAGGAAAAGATTATCGAATGCAAATTTGTTAAATCATACCATGAGGAAGAAGATGGGTTTTTATGTTTAATAAATAGTGAAGGATTTTTAGAGATTTCAAAATTCATGGATAATGCATCTGAGTTACTTGGTGTAAATTATTTGGATGAGGTTGAGATATTAGGAGAGTAAATATAATTATGAACTGCTTTTAACATATAGGCATCCAAAATAATATGCATAAACCAAGTGAGTGTAAAAGAATAACATTGTTCCTAATATCCAACCTATGAATGGAATAACGTATATGGCTATTGTTATAGATGATAAAACTAAATATACAAAGTAGCAAATAACATATTCCTTAAAAACTGATTTTATTCTATTGATTATTTCTCTAAACTCAAATGCTGCTTTAACCCTACCTTTGGCAACATAGTTTGCAAGAGCCATTGGAATCATTAAACCAACAGTTAGAGTATATATAACTACTAAAATAATTGCAAAGATTCTCTTTGCTATAGTGTCATTTCCCAAAATAATCAAAATTAAGGTTATAATCATTGCAGGAATAAAGGCATAAGAAAATGCTATTAAAATTCCAATTAAACCTTTTACAAATTTAGAGCCAAATCCCTCCCACTCTGGAAGTACTTTGTTATCATTTATAATCAATCCCATGGTTTCTAAGGCATAACCAAGACTTATAAAATTTACAATAGGGATAATGTTTAGTAGCCCCCCAATAATAACTTTTTTAACCCAGTTGTTATCTTTCATAGGAAATTTTAAACCTTCTAAGATATCCATTTTTTCACCATAATACTCTTTGCATAAATTTTAGACCAAAATTTTGTTATATATAACTTATGATTGAGGTGATATTTATGAGGATTAAAGGATTCTGTTATAGGTGTGGGGCTGAAGATGAACTTATAGAGGGTCTTTGTCCAATTTGCTATGCTCAAGAACATCCATTAATTGAGGTTCCAGAAGTTGTTGAGATGGAGGTTTGCCATTTATGTGGATCATATAAAAGGAAAGTTTGGCAGAGTCCAAAGGGAAATGATGTTTATGAAATTTTGGATGAAATTGCATACTATGCAACAAAAGATAACATAAAAAAGCATCATCCAGATATTGAGGTTGAGATAATCCCGCATGAGCCAAAGCAACTTCCGGGAGGGAAGCGTTCAAGGGTTGAGATTCCTGTTACGGTTATAGCAACTGGAAAATTGGCAGGAGAAAAAGAGGAGAGGGAAGAGAGGAAGGATATAACCGTATATTTAAAAATGGTTCAATGTCCAAGATGTTCAAGATACAAATCAAGTTACTATGTGGCAACGCTTCAAGTTAGGGCAATGAATAGGTTTTTAACTGATGAGGAGGTTGAGGAACTCGATAGGTTTGTGAGAGAAGAAGTGGCAAAAAGATTGGAAAAAGATAGAATGGCATTTATAACCAAATTTACAAGATTGAAAGAGGGAATTGATTACCAAATGGGTTCAATGGGCGGAGCAAGGAACATTGCCCAAGCAATAAAGGCAAGATATGGAGGGAAGATAACTGAAACTGCAAAACTGGTTGGAGTTGATAAGAATACAGGTAAGAATCAGTATAGGATAACTGTTGTTGTTAGAATTCCGGAATATAAAATTGGAGATGTTGTTGAGTATAATGAAAAACTGCACGTTGTAACCTCAATGAATGAAAATAAATTATATATGCTTACCATGGATAAGAGGAGAGATAAAATTTCATTATCGTGGAATGAGGTTGAAAAGAACACAAAACTTGTAAGAAAATGGGAAGAATGCGATACATCAACAGTTATTTCAGTAACAAAAGACAACATCATGGTTATGGATGATGAAACCTACGAGGTTTATGAATTGGATAAAGTTGCTGATGTGAAGGAAGGAGAGAAAGTTAAGATACTTAAAAAAGATGGTGTAGCATACTTTGTTGGAAAGATTGATGAAAAAAGTTAATTTAAATTAAAACTTAGAAGGTGGATTTATGATTGAGATAGATAAGAGGGCATATAACTCAATACAAAATTTTTCAAGGTTAATCTATACAAAGGCAGTTAAAAATAAAGAGGATTTGCCAAAAAAAGAGAGTATTGTAAATTTAACCTACAATGGAAAGTTTGTTGCAAAGGCAATCTACAATCCAAAATCAGTAATAATAAAGGTTTTAACAACAAAAGACGAAGAGATCGACAGAGAATTTTTTTATAAAAGAATAAAAAAAGCACAAGAATACAGAACAGAAATTTTAAACCTTAAAGATACCTACCGTTTGATATATGCAGAAGGTGATGGATTACCAACAATTATTTTGGATAAATACAATGAAATTGGAGTTATGCAATTAACATCAAAACTCATTGAGAGGGAATATTTAGGTGATATAATTGACTGTTTATTTGAGATAACAAACTTAGAAAGCATATATGTTAAAAGTGGAAAGAAGGGGGAAAAAATAAAAAGTAAAATCTTTGGGGACAAGGATAAATTTGAAACAATAATAAAAGAAGGGGACGCGAAATTTAAGGTTAATGCTAAGGGACATAAAACTGGATTTTTCTTAGATCAAAGAAACAATAGATTAGATATGAGAAACTACATTAAAGAAGGAGATAGGGTTTTGGACATCTGCTGTTATACAGGAGGGTTTGCTGTTCACGCTGCATTGGAAGGGGCAGAGGTCGTTGGGGTTGATATTTCAAATAAAGCAATAGAGGTTGCAGAGGAAAACATGGAATTAAATGGTATTCCAAAAGATAGATATGATTTTATTGTTGGGGATGCATTTGCAGTTATGGAGGAGATGATTGAAAATAGGGAAGAGTTTGATGTTGTTATCCTCGACCCACCCGCATTTGCAACTTCAAAGGAAAATTTGAAGAACGCATTAAGGGCATACAATACTTTGAATTATTTGGGTATTAAATTGGCAAAAAGAAGGCTTATTACATGCTCATGCTCCCATCATGTTGATAGGGAGATGTTTAGAAACACTGTTGTATCCTCTGCATATAGGGCAAAAAAAGAACTTAGGCAAATTGGAGGATACAGAACCCAATCTCCAGACCATATAATAAGTATGGCAAATAAAAATTTAGAGTATTTGAAGTGTTTATTCTATTATGTCAATTTTTAGTTATAATTATTGAAAAATGGCTTAATATAAACAACTAAATTTTCATGTGGTTATTCACAAACAACTATATAAAAATTAATCAACATAATTTAAAGTATGATGATGAAAAATACATTAAATAAAGAAAATATTGGGATTAAGGAAATTTACTACATAGAACATAAGAATGCTATCCATTACAACAAAAATTATACAAAGGAGTGTCTCAATTTATGGATATTCAAAAAGGATATGGAAAGTACCATTGGAATAATATCTGGAAGATATTTAGTTAAAAACGAGATAACATACAGTTGTAAAATAAATATCTACATGGCATCAAAAAATGAACTAAATGAAAATAAAATATTTAAAACAACCACAAATACGGTAGAAGAAATAATTAAAACCTACAATTTACTTGATTCAAAGCACCATGCTATAGAATATACTTATAAAATTTCCAAATTATCCAACATATACGTACCTGAAATTTGTCGTGCAAATGAGGCAATTAGAAATATAAATCCATGTTTATCCAACATTTTGGAAAAAACAAAAGATATAATACAATATGAATTATTTTCCGGATTTAATGATGGACCTTATTTTGCTTATATTTCAGAGTATAGGTATGATAGTGGAAATAGGCCAAAGGTAACAATAGCCTTAGAAAAAAACATAAAGATTCCTACATCAGAATTCGATAAATTTAAAGAAAATATGGATAAAATGACAAAGGTTATTAAAAAACCTATTTTTTTATGGGATTTTATAAAGGATATCGACAATAGAATAATGGAAACCCACAAAAAGTGGATACAAAAATAAAATTATAATAAATGAGGTGGAACAATATCTTTAGCAATTAAATCAGTATAAGTTTCTTTCTCTCTAATTAAATAAACCCCTTTTTCATTTGTTAAAACCATTCTTGGCCTTCCTCTTGCGTTGTAGTTATTTGCCATACTTATTCCATAAGCACCAACATCTAAGATAGCAACAACATCTCCAACCTCTATTGGAGTTAATTCCCTATCCTTACCCATAACGTCACTACTCTCACAAAGTCCACCAGCAATATTTACTTTTTCTTTTTCTCCATCCCTTATAACGCATGGGGTAATCTCATGGTATGCCTCATAAATTGCAGGTCTCATCATGTCATTCATTCCCGCATCAATCATAATCCACTTTGCAACTGGTGTTTCTTTTATGTGGTGGAGTTTTCCAAGTAAAACCCCAGATGTTGCGACCAAACTTCTTCCTGGCTCTAAGATGAGATTTGGCATCTCTACTTTGTCTTTATATTCAAGGATTGTGTTGATTATTGCATCTGCTAAATCATATTGGGTTGGGATTTCTTTATCTTTGTAGTATGGAACTCCCAAACCTCCTCCTAAGTTAACATCTTCAATCTCAATTCCTTCCTTCTTCAACTCAACGACAAAATCCATAATTTTTTTAGTTTCTTCAACAAATGGGCTTATGTCAGTTAACTGAGAACCAATGTGACAGTGAACACCAACAATATTTACATTCTCCATCTCCAATGCCATTTTTATTGCCTTCATTGCAATTCCACTTTCGACATCCAAACCAAATTTATTCTTCTTTAAACCTGTTGAGATTTTTGGGTGTGTTTTTGGGTCAACGTTTGGGTTTATCCTAAATGCAACATTTGCAACTTCTCCCATTTCCTTTGCTATCTCATTTACCAATATAAGTTCGCTTAAACTATCTACGTTAAATGCTCTAATGTTTGTTTCAATTCCCATTATAATTTCTTCTTTTGTTTTGCAGTTTCCGTTGAATACAATTTTGTTTGATGGAACTCCTGAGAGTTTTGCTATGTAGAGTTCCCCTCCACTTACAACATCTGCCCCACATCCAAGTTTTGAGAGGAGTTTTGTTACTGCCAAGTTTGCATTTGCTTTGTATGCATAGGCAACGATAAACTCTTTGCCTGTTTCTTCTTCATATCTTTTAAATGCGTCAACATATTTTTTGTAGTTGTTTTTTATTTGCGTTTCACTCATCACATACAGAGGGGTTCCAAATCTCTCTGCCAATTCCGTTGCATCATGTCCATCTATTTTTAATTTTCCATCTTCAATGGTTATCATATCATTTCCCAAGAACATCCTACCACCCAAAATTGTTTGTATGATAAATAAAATTAATTAAAAGTTTATTTCAACACAGCCCCCTCATCAGCAGAGGTTACAAGTCTTGCGTATCTCGCTAAGTAACCTTTTTTAACCTTTGGTTCTGGTTTTTTCCATTTTGCCAATCTCTCTTTTATCTCCTCATCAGATAATGCTATGTCCAATCTTTTATTTATCATATCTATCTTTATAATATCTCCATCTTCAACAATTGCTATTGGACCCCCTGCCATTGCCTCAGGGGAGATGTGCCCTATACAAGGTCCTCTACTTCCCCCACTAAATCTTCCATCAGTAATCAAAGCAACGCTGTCATCCAACCCCATTCCACATATAGCAGAGGTTGGAGATAGCATCTCTCTCATTCCTGGCCCACCTGCAGGACCTTCATACCTAATAACCACAACATCTCCCCTCTCTATCTCCCCACCAAGGATTGCCTTTATTGCCTCCTCCTCGCTATCAAACACTTTTGCAGGACCTTCATGTTTATACATCTTTGGATTTACAGCACCAATTTTAACAACTGCACCATTTGGAGCAAGGTTTCCTTTTAATATCCTCAAACCTGCTGTTTTATGAATTGGGTTGTCTATTGGTCTTATTATACTATGGTCAATGTACTTAACCTCATTAATAATTTCCCCAACTGTTTTTCCACTAACTGTTATGCAATCTTTCCTTATCTTCTCTTCCAAAACCTTCAAAACAGCAGGAATTCCCCCTGCCCTATGCAAGTCAATTATAAAATGTTCTCCACCAGGTCTTAAAGATGCTATATGTGGAACTTCATCACTCAACCTATCGAAGTCATCCAATGTTATAAATTTAGGGGCAACTTCATTTGCAATTGCTGGAATGTGGAGGGTTGTGTTTGTTGAACCTCCTAACGCCAAATCAACCAAAATTGCATTCTCAAATGCCTCTTTTGTTAATATATTTTCTGGTTTTATACCTTCTCTAACCAAATCAACAATTCTCATCCCACTTTTCTTTGCAATCCTTACCTTTTGTGCCTCTACTGCATGGGTTGTAGCACAGTAAGGTAAAGATAATCCCATCGCCTCTGTTAAACATGCCATACTGTTCGCTGTAAACATTCCTGCACAACTTCCAGCCCCAGGACATGCACAATCTTCAATTTCTCTCAACTCTTCCTCAGTTATTTTTCCTGTGGTGTATTGCCCAATCCCTTCAAATACACTAATTAAATCATACTTCTTTCCTCTCAACTCACCAGGAAGCATTGGGCCTCCAGTAACAACAATAAATGGAAGTCCTGTTCTTATTGCCCCCATAATCATTCCAGGAACTATTTTATCACATGATGGGATTAAAACGAGTCCATCAAACCCATGTGCCTTTGCCATACTCTCTACTGTATCGGCAATAATCTCTCTTGAAGGGAGGGAATATCTCATCCCTTCATGTCCCATCGCTATTCCATCACATATTGCCATTGTGTTGAATTCAAAGGCAGTTCCTCCATTTGCATATACCCCCATCTTAACTGCATCGGCAAGAGTTTTCAAATGAATATGCCCAGGAACTACTTCTGTGAAACTGTTAACCACTCCAATGAATGGTTTATCAATTTCCTCATCTGTATATCCACATGCCTTTAATAAACTCCTATTTGGTGCTCTGTTTATGCCTTTTTTTATGGTATCACTTATCATTCTATCACCAAATATGCAATCATTTGCAGAATTCTTTTCATATTTGAGCATAAAAAATTTTTGGATGGATAATGAGTCATGTATAAAATTTTAAATAATGCTATTTATGCTTTAATTTCATTGAAAATGGTCATTTATAACGCAAATGACTATATTCACTAACTCTATAAATAGTTTAGGTTGTGTTTTGAGATACTTTTGTGGTTTTATTTGTTTGTAATTGTTTGCGAATTTTTGTCGCTATTTAGACATAATAATTTCCAAAAGAACGATAAAATAGATTAAAATTTCAAATAAAGCATAAGTTACACATAATCTAATTTATACATTAATTTTGTTGATGATTTAATCTTATAAACGCAAACGACGATAGTTTTTTGGTTTTTAAATTTTTACGACAATATAAGAAAAAGGCAACTGTTTTCCGTAATAGTAAGGAGTATAAATGTATTTATATTAAAAGATATTAAGTAATATTAAAATTATAATTATTTGAAAATTTTATTAGAACCTATATATACTCTAAAATTCTTAGGTAGTAGTATAAATCTTAAATTTCAAAATAAGTTTGATCTTCCTTGAGTTTTAAGATTTTCCTATACGTATATTTAACACAAACAACCTTATAAAAGATGATCAAAATCAATTAAAATTTAAAATTTAATTCTCCCTAATTTTTAAGGAGGTTTTATTTTGAGACCAAAATATGCACTAAGGAAAGATATGGTTGCAGAATTTACATTGAACAAATCATTTAACACATACAGAGGTAGGGTTATAAAGACTGATTTTAACGGCCCCTTAGAAGGGGTAGTAATGGTAAATAAAAAAGAACATGTTTATTTTTACCCACTACGTGCTTTACATATGATAAAACCACTCAACTGTATCCCAACCAACGTGGTTCCAAAAACTTCCCTACCAACAAACCCAAAGAACGTGCATGTTAAAGAGGCATTATCTCGAATCGTTGGAAGAACATTAAAGGTTTGCTACAAAAATCCAAAGACATCCTATCTTGGGAGATTGTTGGGTTTCACAAGAGGGGTTTTCTCTTGGACACTGGCTTTAGAAATCCATGGTGAGACAGTTTTGCTTATTAATCCATCCCATATCTCATACTATGGCACAAAATGGATTCTGCCAAAGAACAACGCCCCATTCAAACCTCCAAAATTGATGAACATGACAAAAACCGCAAATTATCTAAAAAGATGCCTACTTGATGAAGTTAAACTTGAACCAAACCATCCAAGAATAAACATTGAGGATAAAGTTTATGTCTATCCTTATGGTATAGTTTCTAATGATGAGATTTTGGCGGAACATGTGGCAACGCTACTAAAAGAACAGGGTTTTATTGTTGATTAAAAACTAAAGTGTCCTTAAATCACATAATAAACAAATATAAATCTAAAATTACTATTTTGCTTTTGAATTTACAAAAAAGCCCATAAAGTTTTTTATTTAATATTGTAAGATTTAATCTCATCTATTTTTTAATTTAAAAATCAGAAATTTTCAAAAATTTAATTAAAATATCAGAAAATACTCATTTATTTTGGTACCGAATAGTTTATATATGAGAAATCTTTATTTAATTTGAAATTGGTTAATTATAATCATTTATAACATTACATAAATTGGATTACAAAGAAATTATTGGAGGTGTCTACTCTGAACACAGATTTAAGTTGTATTCATGCTCCTTTTAAACTTCCAAACACAGTTTCATTGGTTGCTGGTAGTGCAGAGGGTAAAACACCATTAAATGCTTTTGACAATGCACTACTAAAAGCAGGCATTGGAAACTTAAACTTAATTAGAATCAGTAGTATTATGCCCCCAAAGGCTGAAATTATTCCTCTACCAAAAATTCCAATGGGTTCATTAGTTCCTACTGCTTACGGTTATATAATAAGTGATGTTAAAGGAGAGACAATTGCAGCAGCAATTAGTGTGGCAGTTCCAAAGGATAAAGAGTTATGTGGATTGATCATGGAATATGAAGGGAAATGTGGTAAAAAAGAAGCAGAAGAAACGGTTAGAGAGATGGCAAAAATTGGTTTTGAAGAGAGAGGATGGGAACTTGATAGAATCGTATCTATTGCAACAGAACATACAGTTGAGAAGATAGGTTGTGCCTTTGCTGCTGCAGCGTTGTGGTATAAGTAATTAGTTTTTTAATATTAATTTTTTAAACCTTTTAAATACAACTATTAAGATTTCAAAATTAAAAAAGGAGGTGATTATGTGAAACATTTGGGAAAACACCTAATATTAGAGTTGTGGGGCTGTGATCCAAAGGCATTAGATGACCAAGAGGGCATAGAAAAGATGCTTGTGGATAGTGTTAATGCCTGTGGTGCTACATTAATTTGCGTAAAAACACATAAATTTTCCCCTCAGGGAGTTACAGGAGTTGCTGTTCTGGCAGAGAGTCATATAGCAATCCATAGTTATCCTGAATTTGGATATGCCGCAATGGATGTTTTTACCTGCGGAGAGCATACAGATCCATACAAAGCAATTGATGTAATAAAGGACTTTTTAAAACCAGAATCAATACAGATAATAGATATAAAGAGAGGAATTATGGAGAACGGAATCTTTGAGATTAAATAATTTTTGTGCTTTTCTTTTATCCAAATCCAATTACAGTCGCTTGGACATAAAATTTTCTAAATAATAATCAAACGTAAAATTTCAAATAAATCATAATTTACCCCTCAATTCATTACCATTATTTATAACGCAAACTATGGTTCTTAAATTTATTAAATTTATTTGAAGAATTGGATTTTAAAAACCATACTTAGGAAGAGATTTTTAGTTTGTTTTTTAAGGTTTTTTGTTGTTTCATAATCCTATCATACAAAAAATTTTTATACAGAAACAATTTAATTAACTCAGTATTATGCTTATTGCTGCTAAAATGAATAAGGTGATGAAAGGTGAATAAAAACAATGATTTTAAATGCCAACTCTGGTTTTCTGAATACCACACAAAAAACTTTGCTTTATCTTTGAGAGTTAGGGATGTTCTTTTCACAGGAAAGTCAAAATACCAAGAAATTCAAATTTTAGACACATACGATTTTGGTAAGGTATTAATTTTAGACAACACGTTTCAAACAACAGAGAGAGATGAATTTATCTACCATGAGTTAATATCTCATCCAGCACTCTTCACCCACCCAAACCCAAAGAAAGTTTTGGTTATTGGTGGGGGGGATGGAGGAACTGTGAGAGAGGTTGTAAAACATGAAAGTGTGGAAAGGGTTGATTTTGTTGAACTTGATGAGAAAGTTTTAGAACTTTGTAAAAAATATATGCCTTCATTAAGTTGTGAGGTGGAAAACGAGAAGGTTAACATAATAGTTGGGGATGGAATTAAGTATGTTGCAGAGTGTGAGGAAAAATATGATGTGATTATTGTCGATTGCCCAGATCCTGTAGGACCGGCAGTTGGGTTGTTTGAGAAGGAATTTTATAAAAATGTATTTAAATGTTTAAATGATGATGGAATAATGACACAACAAACAGAGAGCCCACTCTATAACTTGGATTTAATTAAAAAGATATATGCCCACTTGAAAGATGCAGGATTTAGCATTGTTAAGCCTTATGTATGCTCTATGCCAACATATCCAAGTGGATTCTGGTGTTTTACGATGGCATCAAAGAAATACAATCCATTAGATGTTGACGAAAATAAAATAAAAGAAAGATTGGAAAAAATATCCACAAAATACTATGATGAAGAAGTCCATAAAGGTGTTTTCTTATCATCCCCTAAATTCTTAAAAGATGAATTGAAGAAATAACATATATAATTTTAATCTTCTTTTTATCAAATTTTCCAAGATCCTTGTTTTTATTTTTATTGTTTATCCAAATATAAACAACTTTTAAAATACACCCAAAAGGCGTAAAGTTTATATATTACTTTTGCCTTCTAATATAGTTGTCTGCGTTGAGTAAACAAAATCTAAGAAACCCAACCATATTTTATCTGATATGAAATTAGTTTAGCCATTTTGTTACATGGAATCATGTAGATTTTAATGTGACGTGCAGGGGTGGTCGAGCCTGGACAAAGGCGCGGGACTTGAAATCCCGTGGGGCTCTGCCCCGCAAGGGTTCAAATCCCTTCCCCTGCGCCATTTTTTATTTCTAATTCTCATTCTATTTTATTTTAATATTAAGTGGTATCATAAATATATTTGAATTTATCAATTAACATTTCTTTTGTTTATGGATCTATATTCACAAAAAGAAAACCTTTCCACACCCAAAATCTTTATATATTTTGAGATTAAATAGATGTTGAAAAATTTTATTGGAGGTTGTAAGATGCCTGCTCCAAGATATAGATCAGGATCATACAAAACAGTATACAAAAGAGTTCCTGGAAATAGAACTGTAGTCCAATACAAGAGAAGAAAACCTTCAAAACCCAAGTGTGCTGTTTGTGGTAGTGTGTTGAATGGTGTTCCAAGGGGAAGACCATCTGAAATAAGAAAACTTGCTAAAACAGAGAAAAGACCAGAAAGGCC encodes:
- a CDS encoding 60S ribosomal export protein NMD3, yielding MKGFCYRCGAEDELIEGLCPICYAQEHPLIEVPEVVEMEVCHLCGSYKRKVWQSPKGNDVYEILDEIAYYATKDNIKKHHPDIEVEIIPHEPKQLPGGKRSRVEIPVTVIATGKLAGEKEEREERKDITVYLKMVQCPRCSRYKSSYYVATLQVRAMNRFLTDEEVEELDRFVREEVAKRLEKDRMAFITKFTRLKEGIDYQMGSMGGARNIAQAIKARYGGKITETAKLVGVDKNTGKNQYRITVVVRIPEYKIGDVVEYNEKLHVVTSMNENKLYMLTMDKRRDKISLSWNEVEKNTKLVRKWEECDTSTVISVTKDNIMVMDDETYEVYELDKVADVKEGEKVKILKKDGVAYFVGKIDEKS
- a CDS encoding SAM hydrolase/SAM-dependent halogenase family protein, which encodes MGDTIITLTTDFGSSEGYVGAMKGRILSILKEHSKSAEIVDITHEIRPFNIYHGAYVLLTSIPYFPPSIHVAVVDPTVGSERNPIVIITKNNHYLIGPDNGLFHYVSERLGIKRIIKIDEKKYSSSSTFHGRDIFAVVAGEIAIGECIEGEELDSIVKLKTEPCVIHIDRFGNIITNIKKEDVDFKYRESVKIKIKNNKKEKIIECKFVKSYHEEEDGFLCLINSEGFLEISKFMDNASELLGVNYLDEVEILGE
- a CDS encoding class I SAM-dependent rRNA methyltransferase, translating into MIEIDKRAYNSIQNFSRLIYTKAVKNKEDLPKKESIVNLTYNGKFVAKAIYNPKSVIIKVLTTKDEEIDREFFYKRIKKAQEYRTEILNLKDTYRLIYAEGDGLPTIILDKYNEIGVMQLTSKLIEREYLGDIIDCLFEITNLESIYVKSGKKGEKIKSKIFGDKDKFETIIKEGDAKFKVNAKGHKTGFFLDQRNNRLDMRNYIKEGDRVLDICCYTGGFAVHAALEGAEVVGVDISNKAIEVAEENMELNGIPKDRYDFIVGDAFAVMEEMIENREEFDVVILDPPAFATSKENLKNALRAYNTLNYLGIKLAKRRLITCSCSHHVDREMFRNTVVSSAYRAKKELRQIGGYRTQSPDHIISMANKNLEYLKCLFYYVNF
- a CDS encoding 50S ribosomal protein L34e, giving the protein MPAPRYRSGSYKTVYKRVPGNRTVVQYKRRKPSKPKCAVCGSVLNGVPRGRPSEIRKLAKTEKRPERPYGGYLCPKCLKKLMVQKARNL
- the lysA gene encoding diaminopimelate decarboxylase, translated to MFLGNDMITIEDGKLKIDGHDATELAERFGTPLYVMSETQIKNNYKKYVDAFKRYEEETGKEFIVAYAYKANANLAVTKLLSKLGCGADVVSGGELYIAKLSGVPSNKIVFNGNCKTKEEIIMGIETNIRAFNVDSLSELILVNEIAKEMGEVANVAFRINPNVDPKTHPKISTGLKKNKFGLDVESGIAMKAIKMALEMENVNIVGVHCHIGSQLTDISPFVEETKKIMDFVVELKKEGIEIEDVNLGGGLGVPYYKDKEIPTQYDLADAIINTILEYKDKVEMPNLILEPGRSLVATSGVLLGKLHHIKETPVAKWIMIDAGMNDMMRPAIYEAYHEITPCVIRDGEKEKVNIAGGLCESSDVMGKDRELTPIEVGDVVAILDVGAYGISMANNYNARGRPRMVLTNEKGVYLIREKETYTDLIAKDIVPPHLL
- a CDS encoding pyruvoyl-dependent arginine decarboxylase; protein product: MNTDLSCIHAPFKLPNTVSLVAGSAEGKTPLNAFDNALLKAGIGNLNLIRISSIMPPKAEIIPLPKIPMGSLVPTAYGYIISDVKGETIAAAISVAVPKDKELCGLIMEYEGKCGKKEAEETVREMAKIGFEERGWELDRIVSIATEHTVEKIGCAFAAAALWYK
- the speE gene encoding spermidine synthase, with product MNKNNDFKCQLWFSEYHTKNFALSLRVRDVLFTGKSKYQEIQILDTYDFGKVLILDNTFQTTERDEFIYHELISHPALFTHPNPKKVLVIGGGDGGTVREVVKHESVERVDFVELDEKVLELCKKYMPSLSCEVENEKVNIIVGDGIKYVAECEEKYDVIIVDCPDPVGPAVGLFEKEFYKNVFKCLNDDGIMTQQTESPLYNLDLIKKIYAHLKDAGFSIVKPYVCSMPTYPSGFWCFTMASKKYNPLDVDENKIKERLEKISTKYYDEEVHKGVFLSSPKFLKDELKK
- the ilvD gene encoding dihydroxy-acid dehydratase, yielding MISDTIKKGINRAPNRSLLKACGYTDEEIDKPFIGVVNSFTEVVPGHIHLKTLADAVKMGVYANGGTAFEFNTMAICDGIAMGHEGMRYSLPSREIIADTVESMAKAHGFDGLVLIPSCDKIVPGMIMGAIRTGLPFIVVTGGPMLPGELRGKKYDLISVFEGIGQYTTGKITEEELREIEDCACPGAGSCAGMFTANSMACLTEAMGLSLPYCATTHAVEAQKVRIAKKSGMRIVDLVREGIKPENILTKEAFENAILVDLALGGSTNTTLHIPAIANEVAPKFITLDDFDRLSDEVPHIASLRPGGEHFIIDLHRAGGIPAVLKVLEEKIRKDCITVSGKTVGEIINEVKYIDHSIIRPIDNPIHKTAGLRILKGNLAPNGAVVKIGAVNPKMYKHEGPAKVFDSEEEAIKAILGGEIERGDVVVIRYEGPAGGPGMREMLSPTSAICGMGLDDSVALITDGRFSGGSRGPCIGHISPEAMAGGPIAIVEDGDIIKIDMINKRLDIALSDEEIKERLAKWKKPEPKVKKGYLARYARLVTSADEGAVLK
- the speD gene encoding adenosylmethionine decarboxylase, whose amino-acid sequence is MKHLGKHLILELWGCDPKALDDQEGIEKMLVDSVNACGATLICVKTHKFSPQGVTGVAVLAESHIAIHSYPEFGYAAMDVFTCGEHTDPYKAIDVIKDFLKPESIQIIDIKRGIMENGIFEIK
- a CDS encoding DUF4013 domain-containing protein; translated protein: MDILEGLKFPMKDNNWVKKVIIGGLLNIIPIVNFISLGYALETMGLIINDNKVLPEWEGFGSKFVKGLIGILIAFSYAFIPAMIITLILIILGNDTIAKRIFAIILVVIYTLTVGLMIPMALANYVAKGRVKAAFEFREIINRIKSVFKEYVICYFVYLVLSSITIAIYVIPFIGWILGTMLFFYTHLVYAYYFGCLYVKSSS